From Patulibacter sp. SYSU D01012:
AGGCGTAGCGCGGCCGAGGCTTCGCCCGCGGAGCTTCGCGTTTGTCCCGCAAATCGTTTGCTTCCGCGCCACCACTGGCGATGCGCGCGAGGCGCGGAAAACTCCGTGATGCGACGCACACATCGTGTGCTTGAGCGCGCACCGGGGCGGGGGTACGGTCGGCGGCGTCCCCCACTCCCTCCGCCGAAAGGTCCCCCCGGATGGAAGTCCCGCTCGTGGAGCACGGCTCGCTCATGCTCCGCGCCGCCCAACGCTCCGCGGTCCTGCCGAACATGGCCCTCGTCACGCGCTTCGACGACCCGCCGAGCGCCGACGAGCTCCGCGGCGAGGCGGCTCGTCTGGCGGCGAGCCCGTTCGGGCTGGGGCGCCGGCTGCGGGCGCCCCGCGTCCCCGGCGCGCGGCCGCGCTGGCAGCTGGCGACGGAGGCGCCGCCCGTCGCCCTGGCGCCCCCGGCGGACGCCGCGGACGAGGTGCGCCGCTGGCTCGACGACGAGCTGAGCGTCGCCCACGATCCGCAGCACGGCGCCGGGTGGCGGCTGGCGGCCGTGCCGGGCGCCGATGGCCGCACGACCGTCGCCCTGGGGATGTCGCACCTGTACGGGACCGGTCGCGACGTGGCGACGACCCTGTACGGCGGGCTGGACCCCGTCGACCCCGCCACCCTGCCGGCCGGCCCGCCGCCGCTGGTGGCCGAGGCCCTCGACGCAGCCGGACGCGTGGCGCGCGGCGCCCGCGGGACGGCCGCCCTGGCCGGCGAGGCGGCGCTGCTGCCCTGGCGCCGCCGCCGCGACGGCGCGCTCTCCACGCTGGGCCGGGCGCTCGGGGCGATGCGCGACCGCGACCCCAGCCGCGGCCGCGGGTCCCGCCGCCGCGTCGGGGCGATCGCGACCGTCGACGCCGACGCCTGGGACGCCCGGGCGCGCGCCCTCGGCGGCACGCCCACCAGCCTGCAGGTCGCCGCCGTCGCCAACCTGGTCCGCGAGGCGCGGGCCGCCCGCGGCGGCGCGGTCGCACGCACCGTGCGGCTGATCGTGCCCGTCGACCTGGCCGACCGGGACGAGGTGCCGGACGTGACCGCGTCCGTCGGCCCGATCCGCCTGACGAGCGCCACGGTGCTGCTGCCGGGCGGCCGGGCGCAGCACGGCGCGCTCGACGACGTCCGCGCCGAGACGCGCCGGGCGTTCGCCGCCGCGGCCGACGAGGTGCGGCGCACCGGCCGGGTGCCCGTGGCGCCGGGCGCGATCGACGCGATGAAGCTGCTGCCGGACGACGTGACGCGCCGCGTCGTCTTCGGGGTGCACGGCCACTACGACGGTGCCGCGTCGAACGTGGGCGTGCTGCCGCCCGGCATCCGCCGTCTCGGCAGCCGCGTCGCGACGGACGCCGTCCTCATGGCGTTCCCGCTGGGCAGCGACCTGTCCGTCGCGCTGGCCCGGCACGACGACCGCATCCAGCTCGGCGTCGTCGCCGACCCCAGCCGGCTCGGCGCCGGCCCGCCGCTGCGCGAGCGGCTCGTCGCCGAGCTGACGGCGTGGGACGTCCCCTTCGAGGCGTGGTGACCGTGCCCGCCGCCCCGCACGCCGCGGTTCCGGCCGGCACCGAGGCGCCGCTCGTCGACCACGCCAGCCTGGTGCTGCGCGCGGGGCGGCTGGGGCCGGTCCTGCCGCACATGGGCTGGATCCTGCGGGTGTCCGGCCACGTGCCGCGCGACCTGCTCGCGGCGGAGGCCGTCCGCCTGGCGCGCCGCCCGTACGGCCTGGGCCGCCGGGTGCGCCCCCGGCGGATCCCGGGCGCCCGCCGGCACTGGCGGGTGGACCCCACACCGCCGCCGGTCGCCCTGCGCGAGGGGCCGCTGACGCCCGCGGCGGTGCGGCGGTGGCTCGACGAGGAGCTCGCGCGGCCGCTGGACCCCGAGCGCGGGGACGGCTGGCGCCTGTCCGCGGCGCACGCCGACGACGGCGACTCCGTCGTGCTGCTCGTCGTCCACCACCTGTACGGCACCGTCGCCGGCGCCCTGCGCGCCAGCGCGCCGCACGACGACCCCGCCCCCTGGCACGGCACGACCGAGGCCCGGTTCGTCCCCGGCGCCCGCTTCGGGCTCCGGCACGAGCTCGACGCGCTCGGCGAGCGCCTGCAGCTGGGGCTCGGCGGCGCCGCGCGGGCCGCCCGCGACGCGCTCCGGCGACCCCCGGCGCCGACGCCCGCGCCGGGCCCGGGGCCCGCGCCGCTGCGCCCCGCCGCGGGCCGCGACCGCACCCGCCGCCGGCCGGCCCCCGGCCGTAGCGCCGCGATCCTCACGTGCCCCGCCGACGAGTGGGACGCCGCGGCCGCCGCGCGCGGCGGCACGGGCAACACGCTGCTGGCGGCGCTGACCGCCAACCTCGTGCGCCGCGGCCGGGTCGCCCGCGGCGGCGACGTCGGGCGGCCCGTGCGCCTCGTGCTGCCGATCGACCTGGGCGACGACGCGGTCGGTGCGCGGCGCGAGGGCGCGTCCGGCCCGCGCGCCACGATGGTGACGGCGTCCGTCGTGCTGCCCGGCGGCGCGCCGCACCACGGCGACCTCGCCCCCGCTCGGCGCTGGATGAAGGCCGCGTTCGCGGCCGAGGCGGCGACGGCCCCGCCGGTGCGCGGCGTGGGCGACCTGACCCGCCTGCTGCCCGAGGCGCTGACGGTCCGCGTGGCCGAGCGGGCGGCGCTCGCCTTCGACGCGTGCGCGACCAACCCCGGCGCCCTGCCGGCCTCCGTCGCGTGCCTCGGCGACCACCGGCCCCGGGCGGTCGCGGCGCTGGGCTTCCCCATCGGCCTGGACCTGATCGCCGCGCTCAGCCGCACCCCCGAGCAGGTCAGCGTCGCCGTCGTCGCCGACGCCGGCCGCATCGGCGGCGCCGACGTCCACGCCTGGCTCGGCGACGAGCTCGCCGCGTGGGGCCTGCCCGACCGCCGCTGGTGAGCCCCGCCCGTCCCCCTCCGTCCCTCCTCCCCTCCACCCCCGACGTCCCGTCCCCTCCGCGACCCCGCCCCTCCCCCATGAAGATCCCCCTCGACGACCACGCGGCGATGTACGTCACCGCCACCCGCACCCGACGCCACCGGCCGTGCATCGGCCTGGTGCGCCACTTCGACGAGCCCGTCGGCGCCGAGGCGCTCCTGCGCTGGGCGACCGACCTGGCCCGCAACCCGCACGGCTTCGGCCGCCGCGTCGTGCGGCCACGCGTGCCCGGCGCGCGGCTGCGCTGGCAGCCGGCCCCCGACCTGCCGCCGATGCGCTACGAGCCCGAGCCGCTCGGCGCCGGACAGCTCGCCGCGCTGCTCGAGGACGAGGTCAGCTCGCAGCCCGACCCCGCCGCCACGGCCGGCTGGCGGGTCGCCGCGGCCCGCACCGAGGGCGGCGGCAGCATCGTCAGCCTGTGGGTCAACCACGCGTACGGCGACGCGCGGGCGATCCTGTCCACCGCCTTCGACGCGCCGCGCGCCGCCCCGCCGTCCGCCCCGGCGCCGCGCTGGCGCACCGGCACGGTCGACGAGCTCGCCGACGTGGCGGTGCGGGTGCGCAGCGGCGTCGGGGGCAGCGTGCGGCTGGGTCGCGAGGCCGCGGTGGCCTGGCGCCGCCGCGACGCGGCCGGCGAGCTGCGGCGGCTCGGCCCGACGCTGTCGGCGCTGCGCACGCGCGACCACGGCGTCGGCTGGCGCTCCCCGCGCCGCACGCTCGCCCTGGCCCGGATCCCCGTCGCCACGTGGGAGGAGGCCGCCCGCGACCACGGCGGGAGCGCCAACGCGCTGCTGCTCGCGGTCGTCGCGAACCTGCTCCGCGACGCCCGACGGGCCCGCGGCGAGGAGCTGGACCGCCCGCTGCGCCTGCTCATGCCGGTCGACCTGCGGGGCGCGGGCGGCGGCGACGTCACCGCGAACGCGGTCGCCGGGGCGCTCGTCGAGCTGCCGGGCGGACCGCCGGCCCACGGCCGGCTCGACGACGTGCGTGCGGCGTCGAAGGCGGCGATCCGGGCCGCGACGGCCGGCGCCCGCGACCGTCCGGCCGCCGCGGGCCCCGCGGGCCTGGTCGACGCGATGCGGCTGCTGCCGGACGCGCTGACGCACCGCATGGCCGTCCTCGCCCAGGCCGCCGACGGCGTCGCCTCCAACGTCGGACCGATCCCCGGCGCGGTCGGTCGGCTCGGCCCGCACCGGGCCCGCTCGTCCTTCCTGCTCGGCGGGCCGATGATGACCGACCTGACGGTCTGCCTGGGGCGCGAGGGCGACGACGTCACCCTGGGCGTCGTCGCCGACGCCGGCCGGCTGGGGCCGGGCGGGACGCTGCCCGCGCGCGTCCGCGGCGAGCTCGCCGGCTGGGGCCTGTCCCCGGTGGTCTGGTGACGCCGTGCGCGCCACGTTGGTGACGTTCGGCTCGCGCGGCGACGCGGAGCCGTTCCGGGCGCTCGCCGCGCGGATGGCGGCGGACGGGCACGCGGTGCGGCTGGTCTCGCACGCGCCGTTCGTCGCCGATCCGCCGCCGGGGGTCGAGCCTCGCCCGGTCCGGGGGCGCAGCGTGCGCGAGCTGATGGACGCGCCCGAGGGGCGGGCGCTGGTCGCCGGGGTCCGCAACCCGCTGCGGGCGGTCCGCCGGCTGGCGACGTTCCTGGAGCCCGAGCTGCGGCTGCTGTACGCGGACACCGCGGCCGGGGTGGCGGGCGCGGACGTCGTGGTCTGCTCGCCGGCGACGTTCCCCGCCCTCCACGCCGCCGAGGCCGCCGGCGTGCCGGTGGTCCAGGCCCAGCTGCAGCCGCTGGTCCCCACCGGCGCGTTCCCCGCGCCCGTCGCGTGGGCACGCTGGTTCCTTTCGTGGGCGCAGAATTCGGCGCTATGACTGGCGCCCGGTCACCGGTTCGTTGGCTGGCGAAGGCTCAGCGTCAGTTTTCCGCGGTTTTCGGCGGGCCGAGGCCGCTTAGCGTTACGTGTATGGCTTGTTGGGCCGGCGGCTAGGCTGCAGCGATGCCGAGATAAGTGCGAAGCCGGCGTTGTCTCGCATGACCGCCTGGCATTCAGCTCTTCTGGAGCAGCTCGCGGCCGGGGGTGCTGGCGCGTCTCTTTTCACGATGGGGCCGGGAACGGTCCTCGAAGAGGTGGGGAACACGTGCGAGGCAACTCTGGCCGGGCACGGTGCAACGAACAGGGATGACCGCGTCTCGCTTTCCGAGGACGCGTATGACATGTGCCGGGGGCTTGGGCCCGCGACCGTGGCGGCGATTGGACCCGCGTTGAGGAACTTTCGGAGCGCTCTCGGGGCGAAGGAGCTAGAGACGGGGCCTGGTGCGAGGTCCGCGAGCCTCGCGGCGCAGGTGCTCAGTGAACGGCTTCGGCTGCCTGACGTTGCGGCGGCTGCGTGGGACGACGTAGTTGAGGCGTTCGAGAATGCCGACGTTGATGCGGGGGTCGGCGAGGACCGCATCCTAGTGTTGTCGAGGATGCCCGGTGGGTCATCGCTGTTTCGCGTATCCCTCGTGCAGAGCAGCGAGTCGCGTTGGGCCCTAGGGCTCTGGAGCGCACCTTGAGTGTCGTACAGGTCAAGGGCAAGGGTTGGCCGGAGGTGACGGAGCGGTACCTCCTTGCTCCCTGGTTGCGCTTGCAGCGGCTCCGGTGGGCCCACGCAATGTGCATCCACGCCCGGATAGGGCACGAAAGGCTCACGGCCGTTGGCATCCGTTCGCCGACATGGTCGAGGACCTCGTATGGCCGCGCGATGACGACGACTCCTCGACGAGCTACTGGTCGGCCACTGGCCTAACGCAGTTGGAGGCGTACTTCGGTCCGCTGGCCACGACCATCGCAGAACATCGTCCGGAACACCGTCTGGTGCGGGACGCCGTCGAGGTTCTCCGCGAGCCGAAGGCCGCCGTCGCGTGGTTGGACGGGCAGGAACAGCTCTTCGGGCGGCTCTTGGAACGCACGGAACGGTGTCGCAACGCGGTCATCCACGGTCAGCGGCCGAGTCTTGGGGCGCTTAAGACGGTCGATGGGTTCATTCGTGACCTTGGGCGCCTCGTGGCGCAGGAGAGCATGCGCAGCGCTCAGACGGAGCAGGTGCCGCTTGTCGAGTTGGAGCGTTGGCGCAACGAACTGGCAGACCAACGGCTGCGCTTCGAGGCGGGCCACCGCCCCCTCGATGTCTGGTTCGCCGACGAGTAGCTCGTTCGGGGGCGCAACCGGCCCAAGGTCGCCCGCCCCGAAACGAAGCGGGCTGTGTTGACCGCCCAGCGCCGGACCTTCACACAGGCCAGGCGCTTCGCTGCACTGCTGGGTGTCGTCGTGTCGTCGTCTTATTCGTCCTCGTCATCGGGTTGGGACGGTGGCGTCGACGTTTCCGGTCCCGTGTTCGGGTCGGTGGCCCCGTTGGCGGCGAGCGCCAGCGCTCGTTGGAGTCGTTCGGTGTCGAGGGGCCCCCAGTCGCGGTGTTCGTGTCGCGTGTGTGCTCCTCGCACGACTCGTTCGAAGGCGTCTTTGCCGACGATGTCGGCCAGCGTTTCGAGGTTGTCGTCCCCTAGCCGTTTGTGCCACCCGAGGTCGTCTTTCCACCGCTCGGTGCCGACGTAGCCCTTAAGAATGCGGCGCAGGAAGTCGCCGCTCTCCATCAGGACGGCCAGCCGGGGTCGTCCGGCGTCGTGGTCGAGAACGAGCAGTTCGACCAGCTCGTAGAACGCCTGCTCCTGGGCGAGCGTTGTCGCCGAGGCTGCGAGCAACTCCTGCTGGTGCTGAGCCCTGATGGCAGCGACTGCGCGTTCCGACAGGAGCGGCCTATCGCCGAGGTCCGCGCTTCGAGCGGTGCACAGCTGAATGAAGCGGTACTTCGCGCTGAGGCTCGTTGCGGCGGCGTAGGCCATCGAGGCCTGCTCATCGTCGTAGATGTCCGTAGCCCGCGCGAGGAGGTCGTGCACGATTGGGAGCACAAGTCCTCCGAGGAACGGGTCCGTAGAGCCGCGACCGTCATACGGCACGCGAAGCTGGACGTTGCTCAGGGCCGCCAGTACGAACGGCATGCGCTTGCTGTCCAGTTCGTCACGCTTGAAACGAATCCGTCGCATGAGTTCCCATAGCTGCGATTCGGACAGCCGGGCCGTCAAGGCGTCAAACTCGTCCGGCCTGCTGAGGAGCTGCGTCGCTTCGTCGGTCAAGGCTGCGCCTACCGAATCCTGACCGACGGCCTTACTCAGGTATGTCAGGAGGGCCGACAGAGACGCGACACGGCGCTCGGCAAGCCACTCATCGGGGGCGAGGGTTACGACAGGCTCGCCTTCAAGGTAGGACGCTGCCCCCGGGAACAGGTGCAGCACGACGCGTCGTGCGACCTTGCGGTTCGGCGCCGATGCCCCGAGGACGAAGCGGCCCACGACGTCGCGGTCATGGTCCTGAGAGGCCTGACTCGCCAAGGACTTGTAGGTCTCGGTGGTTGCTCTTGTGAGGGTCGGTGCGGCCTCGACGAGCAGCTTGTGGAGGTTGGGCTCGGCGAGCCGGACGGCTTCGAGCGCGGTGACGTCGACGGCGTCGACGTCAGCCCCAGTGAGCGCGAGAGAAACGGGGAGCACGTTGGACAGTCGGCGGACGTCGCGAACGGTAGTCAAGAGGGGCGCGATGATGTTCGCCTCGACGAGCGGCCATCGCGGTGACGTCAAAGGGGACGCGTGTTCCGCGCCTCCAAGGGCTGCTGCCAGGTCCTCGCGAAGGAGCGCTGCGAGCCGGTCGGACGGTAGGTACGGGACTTCGTGGGTCGCCTGTATGACCTTTTCGAGGAACGCGCTTCCGGAACCGCCATGGACCTCGGTCAGAGCACGCTCGACATGTCCGCGGTCGAACGCCACCACGTAGCTGACGTTGGGGAAGTCGCCGACAAGTTTGATGACTCGCATCATCTCGGCCACCTCCTGGGCGGCCAGCCGGTCAACGTCGTCGATGAAGACGACGAGCCGCCCTGGCAACCCCAAAAGCGCCTCTTTGACGGCATCCCGGGCTTCTTCAGCAGACAGGTCGGGCGTAGCTGGGACCACCCCTTCCTTTCCGGTCTGGGCGCCCGCCTTAGCCTTGTCGGCGATGGCAGCGGCTACACCGGCGACGAGGAAGGCCGGGTGTAGCGCGGCTAGACCGGTCAGGGGCGCCATCGCTCCCTGGAAGCGGCCGAGGGCCTTCTTGGCCGCTCTGTACCGACCGCCTTCGTCGTCCTTCCCATCGTCCGGAAGTTGTGCGCGAACCTGAGCGAGGAACCGCATCACGAGTTCGTCCTTATCCGCATATAGCCACGGGTTGAAGTCGATGGCCAGGTCGTCCGCTCCCAAGTGCTCTTTGAGCAGCGCCAGCAGGGATGTCTTGCCGCTGCCCCACGCGCCATCGATGCCCAGCACGAACCCATCTTCACGACGCGCGCTGAGGACCTGACGCGCCAAGGCCTCCGCGAGTCGGTCGCGGTCAAGACGGTCGTCCTCCACGGCGCCAATCGGCGCGTCTCCGATGGTGTACGTCTCGTCTCGGGCGCTCATCTGCCCATCAGGCTTACGTCGCAGACCAGGCGTGTCAACGGTCGCGGTGATATCACCTTCGGGCCCGCCGACGACCGGCGCGCGGGCGAGGATGGCGGCAGGGCCTTGAGCCGCACCGCGGGCCCGGTGTTCCAGGGCATTCTCGCCTCAGATTCGGCGCAGCGGCGCAAGCCTCCAGGTACTACGAGCCGCCGGGTTTCGCGTCTGGAAGAAGCGCCACCGGCGGCCGCGGGCCGTCTTGCGGTCTCACCGCCGGATTCTGCAATCACGTCTATCGTCGCCTGTGCTCGCGAGCTGCGGCTTCAACAGACGCGGTTACCTACTTGCGCTTCTTCGTCTTCTTCGACTTGCGCTTGCGGGGCGCCTGGCGGAGCACGCTGGCAGCGAGACGTCGGGACGCCTTCGAGCTCTTCTTGCTGCGCAGCACCTTGCTGGCGAGCTTCGTGACCTTCTTCGAGGACTGAGCCATTTTCCATACCTCCTTTCGCGTTGAGTCCATAGTCCACGCTATCGCGCCCTGTGCCACATCAAGCTGGGCGACGGCCGACTCGTTCGCCGCGCGTCCAGCGATACGGTTTCCCCGGCGTCCGGTCCGACAGGGCCGCTTTACTGGTGCTCGTGGTGCTCCCGCTGACACGACCAGGGCAATTCGAACCTCGGGGGAGTTGCGCGCGCTCGTGGAGTGCATCCGCGATGCGCCGGCCAGCGAGCAAGAGACCGTGTGGCTCGAATGGAGGCGCCACCTCGACCTCACGGACCTTAGTGCACGGGCCGTTCTTCGAACGACTCTTTCGAAGGGCATCCTGGGGTTCGCGAACCGTGAACCTGCGGAAGCGCGCCGGTTCATGGAGGGCGTCGCGTACTTCGTGGTCGGGGTCGAACCGCAGAACCTCGTTGGCGTAACGCCGCTCGACAGCGCCAAGCTCGAAGACCAGCTCGCTCGGTACGTCGGGGCCGGACCACGATGGACACCAACCTACGTAGAACTCGGCGGCGTCGAGGTTCTTGTCATCACCGATGAGGCGCCTGAGCCGGGAGACCCTCTTCATCCGGCACGCAAGACGTTCCAGCCCGCGGGCGGAGGTTCGGCCTTCGACGCGGGGACCTTGTTCGTTCGTCGCGGCGCGAAGACGGTGCGGGCATCAGCCGACGATGTCCACATGCTTGTTCGTCGGGCTCAGGCATTTGAGCAGGGGCGCGCGCTAGACGTCGCGGTCCTGCTCGACGACTCGGCCGACGGGCTGGAGCGGTTCGCGAACGGCGAGAGACTGATAGCGGAGTTCGTTGAACGTCGCCGACAGGGCTGCTCAACCAAGTTCCTGTTGGGTTGGGGCTGAACGCGTGGGGCCCGACGCTTCGGTACATCGCGACCGGGGTCGTCGGGGAGGACCCGCGCTCGTCCGAAGACTCTCGCGCGGAAGTCGCGGACTACGTCGACAAGCTGGCGGCCCACGTGGCGGCGACGCTCCCGGCTCGGGCACTCAACCACGGGATTGGCGAGTACTCGTTCGCCGTCAGGACTCCCACCGTGAACGCCTCACCGGCGGCAAGGTCTCCGTGGAGTTCGCGACTGCAGGTGTCGTAGGCGTCTTCGGATTGAAGGCGACCTCGCCTACGAACACGAGCCGACAGTGCCCCGCGACTTCCGAACCGCTCCTGGTCACATCCCCCTCGGGGGCGAAATCCGGTTCGTCCCGCCACAACGCGGCGTCCGTCCGCTAACCGCACCGGACGTCGACGTGCGCGAAGACCGCATCAGCGTGACGTACTCGCCAATCGACGTCAGGCCTGAAGGGACGGTTCGGCTGCGGCCCATATGGGTGCTGCTCGACGAGGCGTCTCCCGCTCCGCTGACCGTGAGGCGGCAGGCAGCCGCATTGGACGCTAGCCAACGCCTATCCGGCGAACTAGAGGTCCCTGTCGGCGAAGCTCTTTGGACGGTCGAGGAGGCCATGGTCAAACGGCCACCTGCCTAGCTGCCGTGGCAGGACAGGCGTGAGCGGGGCGCCAGCGTTCGCGAACCCGTCGAGACACCGGCCGGCGGTCACGGACGGACGGGTTCGCCGCGCTTCTCCCGCGCTTGCGGCTTGCTGCGTCCCATGCGGCCTCTCCTCCACTCCCGCCGCCGGAGCCGACGAACACAAGTCCGACGCTGTCCCGACAGCGCAGGTCCCCGCAAGCGGTGACTTCCGAGTGCGTGTCGACGAGCCGTGTCGCTGAACCAGGTGCTGACGCCGTTGAGAACGTGCCGCAGAATCATCGTGATGAGTGTGCCCGCGCTGAACCAGGCCAATCCGGCAATGGGAGCGGGGCCGAAGTAGGTCCAGGGCTGCCCGGTGGAAATCGCGAACACGTTCCAACGCAGAGACCGCCGAAACCGCCAATGATCCCTGCTTCTGAAGCCATGGTCGATTGTGCGTCGAGCTGCGTCAGTGCATGCCGCTTTACGACGACTTCCATGCCTCCCGGAAGCACTTGACCTCGTCGTCGTTCATGAGCATCGGGGCGTACTGCATGCCGTGCCTCGATGCCTTCTTGATTTCACCGACGTTCCACGCGTCCGAGCCGTGGTTTACGTCACCGTCGTCTCCGAGCTTGCCGGAGTGCTTCACGAGGGCGTTCTCGAAGGAGTGAAGAAACGGCACACCCGCGAATGGTCCGCCGACTACGAGCCCCAAGACCAGGCCGCCGTTGCCAGCGACGAACAACAGCAGGCCGGAGAGAAGGGTGCACGCTGCGGCGCCGACGAACGAGAGATTCAAAGTCGCTCGCCATCCGGAGCGGTAGAGCCGAAGGTACTCGGCGTTGGGAAGCT
This genomic window contains:
- a CDS encoding P-loop NTPase fold protein, whose protein sequence is MSARDETYTIGDAPIGAVEDDRLDRDRLAEALARQVLSARREDGFVLGIDGAWGSGKTSLLALLKEHLGADDLAIDFNPWLYADKDELVMRFLAQVRAQLPDDGKDDEGGRYRAAKKALGRFQGAMAPLTGLAALHPAFLVAGVAAAIADKAKAGAQTGKEGVVPATPDLSAEEARDAVKEALLGLPGRLVVFIDDVDRLAAQEVAEMMRVIKLVGDFPNVSYVVAFDRGHVERALTEVHGGSGSAFLEKVIQATHEVPYLPSDRLAALLREDLAAALGGAEHASPLTSPRWPLVEANIIAPLLTTVRDVRRLSNVLPVSLALTGADVDAVDVTALEAVRLAEPNLHKLLVEAAPTLTRATTETYKSLASQASQDHDRDVVGRFVLGASAPNRKVARRVVLHLFPGAASYLEGEPVVTLAPDEWLAERRVASLSALLTYLSKAVGQDSVGAALTDEATQLLSRPDEFDALTARLSESQLWELMRRIRFKRDELDSKRMPFVLAALSNVQLRVPYDGRGSTDPFLGGLVLPIVHDLLARATDIYDDEQASMAYAAATSLSAKYRFIQLCTARSADLGDRPLLSERAVAAIRAQHQQELLAASATTLAQEQAFYELVELLVLDHDAGRPRLAVLMESGDFLRRILKGYVGTERWKDDLGWHKRLGDDNLETLADIVGKDAFERVVRGAHTRHEHRDWGPLDTERLQRALALAANGATDPNTGPETSTPPSQPDDEDE
- a CDS encoding glycosyltransferase, yielding MRATLVTFGSRGDAEPFRALAARMAADGHAVRLVSHAPFVADPPPGVEPRPVRGRSVRELMDAPEGRALVAGVRNPLRAVRRLATFLEPELRLLYADTAAGVAGADVVVCSPATFPALHAAEAAGVPVVQAQLQPLVPTGAFPAPVAWARWFLSWAQNSAL